Proteins encoded by one window of Halomonas sp. SH5A2:
- a CDS encoding DUF2062 domain-containing protein — MPRRFFQRYMPKPDTLKRQRSLRFIAPLIADPRLWQLTRRSVANAFSVGLFCAMLPIPCQMVVAAIGARFSRCNLALAVGLVWITNPLTMPLFFYGNYWIGTFFLDTPVREAPSRLSTQWLTEQMHNIMPALLLGSLVSALVLAVIANIAVRLIWRWHVSHHWKRRRQKRRQRRARIEAEFDD, encoded by the coding sequence ATGCCTCGCCGTTTTTTCCAACGCTATATGCCCAAGCCCGATACGCTAAAGCGTCAGCGGTCGCTGCGTTTTATAGCGCCGCTGATTGCCGACCCCCGCTTGTGGCAACTGACGCGGCGCAGCGTCGCCAATGCGTTCAGCGTGGGGCTTTTCTGCGCTATGCTGCCGATCCCTTGCCAAATGGTGGTAGCGGCCATAGGTGCTCGCTTCAGCCGCTGCAACCTTGCCCTGGCGGTCGGCCTGGTGTGGATTACCAACCCACTGACCATGCCGCTATTTTTTTACGGTAATTATTGGATTGGTACTTTTTTTCTGGATACACCGGTGCGCGAAGCGCCCTCCCGCCTTTCGACGCAATGGCTGACTGAGCAAATGCACAATATTATGCCCGCTTTGCTGCTTGGCTCTCTGGTGTCAGCCCTGGTCCTGGCGGTAATCGCCAATATTGCTGTGCGACTGATATGGCGCTGGCACGTTTCCCATCACTGGAAGCGCCGCCGCCAAAAAAGACGGCAGCGGCGTGCCCGTATCGAAGCCGAATTCGACGACTAA
- a CDS encoding ABC transporter ATP-binding protein: protein MSETTSNPAPVMLKCEGLTRTYNEGPQDLTVLDTLDLQVHAGERVAIVGSSGSGKTTLLNLLGGLDRPTEGGVVIADQPLAGLNETALGRFRNRYIGFVYQFHHLLAEFTAVENAALPLIIRGQAKKTAEQRAMQILSRVGMQDRADHKPGELSGGERQRVAIARALVTDPSLVLMDEPTGNLDQTTAATILALMDELAQESACAFVIVTHDIGLAGHQDRMMKLDGGKLVQQP, encoded by the coding sequence ATGTCTGAGACGACATCGAATCCAGCCCCTGTGATGCTTAAATGCGAAGGGTTAACGCGCACCTACAATGAAGGGCCGCAGGATTTAACCGTCCTCGATACGCTTGATCTTCAGGTGCACGCGGGTGAGCGCGTTGCCATTGTGGGTAGCTCAGGGTCGGGCAAGACAACACTGCTTAATTTGTTAGGCGGCTTGGACCGGCCCACTGAAGGCGGTGTAGTGATCGCGGATCAACCTCTGGCAGGGCTGAATGAGACGGCGCTGGGGCGTTTCCGCAACCGTTATATTGGCTTTGTCTATCAGTTCCACCACCTGCTAGCAGAATTCACGGCGGTAGAAAACGCAGCGCTGCCGTTGATCATTCGCGGGCAAGCGAAAAAAACCGCCGAGCAGCGCGCCATGCAGATTTTGTCGCGGGTGGGTATGCAAGACAGGGCCGATCATAAGCCAGGTGAATTATCCGGTGGGGAGCGTCAGCGGGTGGCCATTGCCCGTGCGCTGGTCACGGATCCCAGCTTGGTACTAATGGATGAGCCTACGGGCAATCTGGACCAAACCACGGCCGCCACAATTCTGGCGCTAATGGATGAGCTTGCTCAGGAAAGCGCCTGCGCCTTCGTGATTGTGACCCACGACATTGGTCTGGCGGGGCATCAGGATCGGATGATGAAGCTGGATGGAGGTAAACTCGTACAGCAGCCTTAG
- a CDS encoding lipoprotein-releasing ABC transporter permease subunit encodes MLDRLPFLVGLRYVRAKRRNHFISFISLTSMLGLMLGVAVLILVLSVMNGFDHELRTRILGMVPHAKIEAREGMVEWQSLAEEIMQRDRVEGVAPYVEQQGMFSVGGNNEGAMVNGIHPDWEDNVSIIGEHMQRGELSDLVPGEWNVVLGSMLARRLGVDVGDRVTLLVPEASITPAGVFPRLKRFTVSGIFSVGAELDANLAYANIEDMQTLGRLGDAIGGLRLELDDLFVAGSETQDILNELGPGYRGSDWTYSQGNLFQAIQMEKRMIALLLTVIIAVAAFNIVSTLVMVVTDKRADIAILRTIGATPRSIMGIFIVQGLAIGLIGIAFGVAIGVLLALTIADLIGWVEGFMNIKFLDAGVYFISDLPSRLHFEDVRNIVLAAFGLTFLSTLYPAWRAARVQPADVLRYE; translated from the coding sequence ATGCTTGATCGTTTGCCTTTTTTGGTGGGGCTGCGCTACGTGCGCGCTAAACGCCGAAACCATTTTATTTCGTTTATATCGCTGACCTCCATGCTGGGACTGATGCTGGGCGTGGCGGTGCTGATTCTCGTTCTGTCGGTAATGAACGGGTTTGACCACGAATTGCGTACGCGAATTCTGGGCATGGTGCCGCACGCCAAAATTGAAGCCCGTGAGGGCATGGTGGAGTGGCAGTCGCTGGCCGAAGAGATTATGCAGCGTGACCGAGTTGAAGGGGTGGCCCCCTATGTCGAACAGCAGGGTATGTTCTCGGTTGGCGGCAACAATGAAGGCGCCATGGTCAACGGCATCCACCCCGACTGGGAAGATAATGTATCGATTATTGGCGAGCACATGCAGCGAGGTGAGTTAAGCGACCTGGTGCCAGGCGAATGGAATGTGGTGCTGGGATCCATGTTGGCCAGGCGCTTGGGCGTTGATGTGGGTGATCGCGTGACCTTGCTGGTCCCCGAGGCCTCGATTACCCCTGCGGGCGTATTTCCCCGCCTCAAACGCTTCACCGTCAGCGGTATCTTTAGCGTTGGCGCCGAGCTAGATGCTAACTTAGCCTACGCTAATATTGAGGATATGCAGACGCTTGGTCGTCTTGGTGATGCGATCGGGGGGCTGCGTCTTGAACTGGACGATCTGTTTGTCGCCGGTAGCGAAACACAGGATATCCTCAATGAACTGGGGCCCGGCTATCGGGGCAGCGACTGGACCTATTCACAGGGCAATCTTTTCCAGGCAATCCAGATGGAAAAACGCATGATTGCACTCTTGCTGACGGTCATTATCGCTGTCGCGGCGTTCAATATTGTTTCCACCCTGGTGATGGTGGTGACCGATAAACGGGCTGATATCGCCATACTGCGAACCATTGGTGCCACACCGCGTTCGATTATGGGTATTTTTATCGTGCAAGGACTGGCTATCGGCTTGATCGGGATTGCCTTTGGCGTGGCTATTGGTGTGTTGTTGGCCTTGACGATTGCCGATCTGATCGGCTGGGTCGAGGGCTTTATGAATATTAAGTTCCTCGATGCAGGGGTCTACTTCATCAGTGATTTGCCGTCGCGTTTACACTTTGAAGATGTCCGAAATATTGTACTGGCCGCCTTTGGCTTGACGTTCCTGTCCACGCTTTATCCGGCTTGGCGAGCTGCACGTGTCCAACCTGCGGATGTGCTGCGCTATGAATAA
- a CDS encoding carbon-nitrogen hydrolase, protein MKSPVTVGIVQQQAWPDKTQSLAASEAGIRDAVRQGAQLVLLQELHATHYFCQYEDPALFDLAEPLDGPTGQRLAELARELDIVLVGSLFERRAPGLYHNTAVVYDRAQGRVGHYRKMHIPDDPGFYEKFYFTPGDHDAARDEGFTPIDTSLGRLGVLVCWDQWYPEAARLMALAGADLLLYPTAIGWDPGDDNAEQTRQQEAWTLIQRAHGVANGLPVVVANRVGFEADPSSVSAGIQFWGGSFVCGPQGELLAKAGETAEQLVVEVDMARSENTRRIWPYLRDRRIDAYGELTRRFRD, encoded by the coding sequence ATGAAAAGCCCCGTCACCGTTGGCATTGTGCAACAGCAAGCCTGGCCCGATAAAACCCAAAGCCTGGCCGCCAGTGAAGCGGGCATTCGCGACGCCGTGCGGCAAGGTGCTCAGTTGGTATTGCTCCAGGAACTACATGCCACGCACTATTTTTGCCAGTACGAAGATCCCGCCCTGTTTGATTTGGCCGAGCCGCTAGATGGGCCGACGGGCCAGCGCCTTGCCGAGTTGGCCCGTGAACTGGATATCGTTCTGGTCGGGTCACTGTTTGAGCGCCGTGCGCCAGGGCTTTATCACAATACCGCGGTGGTATACGACCGAGCGCAAGGCCGGGTGGGCCACTACCGCAAAATGCACATTCCCGACGACCCTGGGTTTTACGAAAAATTCTACTTCACGCCAGGCGATCACGACGCTGCGCGAGACGAGGGGTTTACGCCGATAGACACCTCTCTGGGCCGCCTGGGCGTGTTAGTTTGCTGGGACCAGTGGTACCCCGAAGCCGCCCGGTTGATGGCGCTTGCCGGGGCCGACTTACTGCTCTACCCCACCGCTATCGGCTGGGATCCAGGCGATGACAATGCCGAGCAGACACGCCAGCAGGAGGCATGGACCCTGATTCAGCGCGCCCACGGCGTGGCCAATGGATTACCCGTGGTCGTCGCCAACCGTGTAGGGTTTGAGGCCGACCCGTCCAGCGTGAGTGCGGGCATCCAGTTCTGGGGAGGCAGTTTTGTCTGCGGGCCGCAGGGGGAACTACTGGCAAAAGCGGGTGAGACGGCAGAGCAGCTGGTCGTGGAGGTCGATATGGCCCGAAGCGAGAACACGCGGCGTATCTGGCCTTACCTGCGCGACCGGCGCATCGATGCGTATGGCGAACTGACCCGCCGCTTCAGGGACTAG
- the secA gene encoding preprotein translocase subunit SecA — translation MINNLLRKVVGSKNDRDVKRMHKSVQNVNALESEFEALSDADLQATTATLRQRLEDGESLDSLMPQAFAMVREASKRVMGMRHFDVQMVGGITLHRGRIAEMKTGEGKTLVATLAVYLNALPAKGVHVVTVNDYLARRDAEWMRPLYEFLGLTVGVIFSGQTSAEKRHAYHCDITYGTNNEFGFDYLRDNMAFSLEDKVQRELHYAIVDEVDSILIDEARTPLIISGAVDENTDLYKVVDRLSQQLEEGEKSEDDETPVTGDFVLEEKQKQVELTEQGHNKVEALMREEGLLGEDDSLYAAQNLNLLQHMHSALRARYLYHLDVDYMVSDDQVVIVDEHTGRSMPGRRWSEGLHQAVEAKEGVTVQRESQTLASTTFQNYFRLYDKLAGMTGTADTEAFEFRQIYGLDVVVIPTNRPLTRKDLNDLVYLSAEEKYEAIIEDVKVQTEAGRPVLVGTASIETSEYIAHLMREASLAFNVLNAKQHQSEAEIIAQAGRPGAVTIATNMAGRGTDIVLGGNWEAEVAKLQQPSQAQIDALKEEWQKRHDAVLEAGGLHVIGSERHESRRIDNQLRGRAGRQGDPGSTRFFLSLEDSLMRLFGSDRVKRLMQAMGLERGEAIEHKMVSNAVERAQKKVEGRNFDIRKQLLEYDDVANDQRRVIYQQRNDILAADNVADAVAGIHEEVMEDAISDFVPPQSLAEQWDLPGLEAHLKTEFNLDAPVVEWAEADQRFNEEKLRERLHTMHREAYTAKIDAAGEALIRRFEKQVMLQVLDTRWKEHLQSMDHLRRGIHLRGYAQKNPKQEYKREAFELFQQLLTNIKADVTRILSHVQVRQPEEVEALEQKRREALEREKATADSRHDDPDSAAAEETDAPKEAPGADGRPVRREGPKVGRNDPCPCGSGKKYKQCCGKLD, via the coding sequence ATGATTAATAATTTATTACGTAAGGTCGTCGGTTCAAAAAATGACCGTGATGTTAAGCGCATGCACAAAAGTGTGCAGAACGTTAATGCGTTGGAAAGTGAATTCGAAGCGTTAAGTGATGCCGATCTTCAGGCCACTACGGCAACATTGCGTCAGCGATTGGAAGACGGTGAGTCGCTGGACAGCTTAATGCCGCAAGCCTTCGCGATGGTCCGTGAAGCGAGCAAACGTGTCATGGGCATGCGCCACTTTGATGTGCAGATGGTCGGCGGGATCACCCTGCATCGCGGCCGCATCGCTGAAATGAAAACCGGCGAGGGTAAGACCCTGGTGGCAACGCTTGCCGTTTACTTGAATGCGCTACCGGCGAAAGGCGTTCACGTGGTGACGGTAAACGACTACCTGGCCCGCCGTGACGCTGAATGGATGCGCCCGCTCTATGAGTTTTTAGGGCTCACCGTCGGGGTTATTTTTAGCGGTCAGACCAGCGCTGAAAAACGTCATGCGTATCACTGTGATATTACCTACGGCACTAACAACGAATTTGGCTTCGATTATCTGCGCGATAACATGGCCTTTTCGCTTGAAGATAAAGTCCAGCGTGAGCTGCACTACGCGATTGTCGATGAGGTGGATTCGATTCTGATCGATGAAGCCCGTACGCCGCTGATTATTTCAGGTGCTGTCGACGAGAATACCGACCTGTACAAAGTGGTTGACCGCCTGTCGCAGCAGTTGGAAGAAGGTGAAAAATCCGAGGATGACGAGACGCCGGTCACGGGTGATTTCGTACTTGAGGAAAAGCAAAAACAGGTTGAACTGACCGAGCAGGGCCACAACAAGGTCGAAGCACTCATGCGTGAGGAGGGGCTGCTAGGGGAAGATGACTCCCTCTACGCGGCTCAAAACCTCAACCTGCTCCAGCACATGCACTCGGCGTTGCGGGCTCGCTATCTTTACCACCTCGACGTGGACTATATGGTCTCAGACGATCAGGTGGTGATCGTTGACGAACACACCGGGCGTTCCATGCCGGGTCGGCGTTGGTCCGAGGGGCTGCACCAGGCTGTCGAAGCCAAAGAAGGCGTTACGGTTCAGCGCGAGAGCCAGACCCTGGCCTCGACAACCTTCCAGAACTACTTCCGCCTCTATGACAAACTTGCCGGTATGACCGGGACGGCCGATACCGAGGCCTTTGAATTCCGCCAGATTTATGGGCTTGATGTGGTGGTAATTCCCACCAATCGGCCGTTGACGCGTAAAGACCTTAATGACTTGGTTTACCTGAGCGCGGAAGAGAAGTACGAAGCCATCATTGAAGATGTCAAAGTGCAGACAGAGGCGGGCCGCCCTGTGTTGGTGGGTACGGCCTCCATCGAAACTTCCGAGTACATCGCGCACTTGATGCGTGAAGCCAGTCTCGCGTTTAACGTCCTTAACGCCAAGCAGCACCAAAGCGAAGCCGAGATCATTGCCCAGGCGGGGCGCCCCGGAGCGGTGACGATCGCGACCAACATGGCGGGTCGGGGTACCGATATCGTACTAGGGGGTAACTGGGAAGCTGAAGTGGCCAAACTGCAGCAGCCCAGCCAGGCGCAAATTGATGCCCTGAAGGAGGAATGGCAGAAACGTCACGACGCCGTTCTGGAAGCTGGTGGCTTGCACGTGATCGGCTCTGAGCGCCACGAGTCGCGGCGGATAGATAATCAGCTGCGTGGTCGTGCCGGTCGCCAGGGCGACCCAGGGTCCACCCGCTTCTTCCTGTCCCTCGAGGACAGTTTGATGCGACTGTTCGGGTCTGACCGCGTCAAGCGTCTGATGCAGGCGATGGGACTTGAGCGTGGCGAAGCCATCGAGCACAAGATGGTATCCAATGCCGTTGAGCGAGCGCAGAAGAAGGTCGAGGGACGCAACTTCGACATTCGTAAACAGCTCCTTGAATACGATGATGTGGCCAACGATCAGCGCCGGGTCATTTATCAGCAGCGTAACGACATACTGGCAGCCGATAACGTGGCAGACGCTGTTGCGGGTATCCATGAAGAAGTCATGGAAGACGCTATCAGCGACTTTGTTCCGCCGCAAAGCCTTGCGGAGCAATGGGACCTGCCGGGCCTTGAAGCGCACCTGAAAACCGAGTTCAACCTGGATGCGCCGGTGGTTGAATGGGCAGAAGCGGATCAGCGCTTCAACGAAGAGAAGCTGCGCGAACGCCTGCACACCATGCACCGCGAAGCCTACACTGCGAAAATCGACGCCGCCGGTGAAGCGCTTATTCGCCGGTTTGAAAAGCAGGTGATGCTGCAGGTTCTCGATACCCGCTGGAAAGAACACCTGCAATCCATGGACCACCTGCGTCGCGGTATTCACCTGCGCGGCTATGCGCAGAAAAATCCTAAGCAGGAATACAAGCGTGAAGCGTTTGAGCTTTTTCAGCAGTTGCTGACTAACATCAAGGCAGACGTGACGCGGATTCTCAGCCATGTACAGGTACGTCAGCCGGAAGAAGTGGAAGCCCTTGAGCAGAAGCGTCGTGAAGCGCTAGAGCGCGAAAAAGCCACTGCTGACAGCCGCCATGATGACCCGGACTCTGCCGCGGCTGAGGAAACCGATGCGCCTAAAGAAGCCCCTGGCGCCGACGGCCGTCCCGTGCGTCGCGAAGGGCCCAAGGTAGGCCGCAATGATCCCTGTCCGTGCGGATCAGGCAAAAAGTACAAGCAGTGTTGCGGTAAACTCGACTAG
- a CDS encoding agmatine deiminase family protein, with amino-acid sequence MTTSTYRLLPEWHPQDGIQLTWPRPDGDWQALLGGIEGTLERIVVAVTRYQRVLISVPDDATRTRLAATFDAYGVPKGQLLLCVVPSDDTWARDHGPITVADEAGSLQLLDYTFTGWGGKFPADHDNQLTQRLAEAGLWNCPVSPRELVLEGGAIETDGNGTLLTTEACLLNPNRNPRMTRATLEQKLEKDLGVDRVLWLAHGHLEGDDTDSHIDTLARFCNPTTIAYVRCDDPTDPHYAALQAMEQELQAFRQRNGEPYRLIPLPWPQACYAPDDGRRLPATYANFLIINGAVLVPTYGDPADVIALNALAVAFPEHTLIPIECSHVIRQHGSLHCLTMQLPQGTLATAHQTAEKSS; translated from the coding sequence TTGACCACTTCGACCTATCGTTTACTACCTGAGTGGCATCCTCAGGATGGCATTCAACTCACCTGGCCACGCCCGGATGGCGACTGGCAGGCGCTCTTAGGTGGCATTGAGGGCACACTTGAACGCATTGTCGTCGCCGTGACCCGCTATCAACGAGTGCTCATCAGCGTGCCTGACGACGCCACACGCACACGTCTGGCAGCGACATTCGACGCCTATGGGGTACCCAAAGGTCAGTTACTGTTGTGCGTCGTGCCCAGTGACGACACCTGGGCACGCGATCACGGGCCGATTACCGTCGCCGATGAAGCGGGTTCCTTGCAACTGTTGGATTACACTTTTACCGGCTGGGGTGGTAAGTTTCCTGCCGACCACGATAACCAGCTAACCCAGCGGCTTGCCGAGGCAGGCCTGTGGAACTGCCCCGTTAGCCCCCGCGAGCTAGTGCTGGAAGGGGGCGCGATTGAGACGGACGGCAACGGCACCCTGCTCACCACCGAGGCCTGCCTGCTGAACCCTAACCGCAATCCGCGGATGACACGGGCCACCCTGGAACAAAAGCTTGAGAAAGACCTGGGGGTTGATCGCGTGCTGTGGTTGGCCCACGGCCATCTGGAAGGCGACGACACTGATAGCCACATTGATACCCTGGCGCGCTTTTGCAACCCGACGACAATCGCCTATGTGCGCTGTGACGACCCGACGGATCCCCACTACGCAGCCCTGCAAGCGATGGAGCAGGAGCTACAGGCGTTTCGCCAGCGTAATGGCGAGCCCTATCGGCTAATTCCGCTGCCCTGGCCTCAAGCCTGCTATGCACCCGACGATGGTCGCCGCTTGCCTGCCACTTACGCCAATTTTCTAATCATTAACGGCGCTGTTCTGGTACCCACTTACGGGGATCCCGCCGACGTTATCGCGCTAAACGCGCTGGCAGTCGCTTTTCCAGAACATACGCTTATTCCCATCGAGTGCAGTCACGTCATTCGCCAACACGGCAGCCTGCATTGCTTAACCATGCAGCTCCCCCAAGGCACGCTTGCCACTGCTCATCAGACCGCAGAGAAATCATCATGA
- a CDS encoding Nudix family hydrolase: MNIMVKRRVHVAAAAIISADKRQVLIARRPSNVDHGGLWEFPGGKLAPYETGLEGLKRELHEELGVEIINAQPLIRVHHEYSDKHILLDVWQVHAFAGEPFGREGQAVRWVPMEELVNYPFPAANLPILRAVMLPTEYLITGEESDEARFEASLSRALSEDGIRLVQLRAKQLTPEAYVARAERALALCHEVGARLLLNGDPSLLDQVDADGIHLTSERLMQLERRPIAENKWLSASTHDPRQLEQAASLGCDFVSLSPLRTTPSHPDVAPIGWHDFQQWVERAGMPVFALGGMTRFDANHARAVGAQGIASIRDFWK, encoded by the coding sequence ATGAATATCATGGTTAAACGACGGGTTCATGTGGCAGCCGCTGCCATCATCAGCGCTGACAAGCGGCAAGTGTTAATTGCTAGGCGGCCTTCAAACGTGGATCACGGTGGGCTATGGGAGTTTCCTGGCGGCAAGCTGGCTCCCTATGAAACCGGCTTGGAAGGTTTGAAACGCGAGCTACACGAAGAGCTGGGCGTCGAAATTATCAATGCACAACCCTTGATCCGGGTGCATCACGAGTATTCGGACAAACATATACTGCTGGATGTCTGGCAGGTGCATGCGTTTGCGGGTGAGCCCTTTGGTCGCGAAGGCCAGGCCGTTCGCTGGGTGCCCATGGAAGAATTGGTGAACTACCCGTTCCCGGCGGCAAATTTGCCTATTCTTCGGGCCGTCATGTTGCCGACTGAATACCTGATCACCGGCGAAGAGTCCGATGAAGCCCGCTTCGAGGCATCTTTATCCCGGGCACTTAGCGAAGATGGTATTCGCCTGGTTCAGCTACGTGCCAAGCAGTTAACGCCTGAGGCCTATGTGGCAAGGGCTGAACGTGCACTCGCCCTTTGCCATGAGGTCGGTGCTCGCCTGCTGCTCAATGGCGATCCGTCGCTGCTTGATCAGGTGGATGCCGACGGCATTCATCTGACCAGCGAGCGCCTGATGCAGCTTGAGCGTCGGCCGATTGCGGAAAACAAATGGCTATCGGCGTCGACCCATGACCCCAGGCAGTTGGAGCAGGCGGCTTCGCTAGGCTGTGATTTTGTCTCGCTGTCGCCATTGCGCACCACACCGTCACACCCCGACGTAGCCCCCATCGGCTGGCACGATTTTCAGCAGTGGGTGGAGCGTGCGGGCATGCCGGTCTTCGCGTTGGGCGGCATGACGCGTTTTGATGCCAATCACGCCCGCGCCGTTGGCGCCCAGGGGATTGCCTCCATCCGCGATTTCTGGAAATAA
- the argJ gene encoding bifunctional glutamate N-acetyltransferase/amino-acid acetyltransferase ArgJ has protein sequence MAVGSMPFPSMPALEGVRLGTAMAGMKKPGRRDVVVIELPDTTTVAGVFTRNAFCAAPVIVAKEHLQRSAEHGQSPRYWLINTGNANAGTGDTGLKDAQDSCASVAEQAGVNPSAVLPFSTGVIGEPMPMARFLDGIPVAFGDLASDGQAWQHAAEGILTTDTRPKGASVTLAVGDRQVVINGIAKGSGMIKPNMATMLGFVVTDAGIDQALLDRLLRETVDRSFNCITVDSDTSTNDACMLAATGTGARIESDAHIEIFRNGLQRVMTELAQAIIRDGEGATKFVTLQVEQAGSRQEALDVAFTVAHSPLVKTALYASDANWGRILAAVGRAPVDAFDVDKVTIELGDVRLVENGGRAAGYTEEAGSQVMANDEITIRICLGRGDESATVWTSDLSHDYVSINADYRS, from the coding sequence ATGGCGGTAGGATCAATGCCTTTCCCCTCTATGCCGGCCCTTGAGGGAGTGCGTTTGGGCACGGCCATGGCCGGGATGAAAAAGCCAGGCCGTCGTGATGTCGTGGTGATAGAGCTACCCGATACGACGACGGTGGCCGGGGTGTTTACCCGGAATGCCTTTTGCGCCGCTCCAGTGATAGTGGCAAAGGAGCACCTTCAGCGTAGCGCTGAACACGGTCAATCCCCTCGCTACTGGTTGATCAACACCGGCAATGCCAATGCAGGCACTGGCGACACAGGCCTTAAGGACGCCCAGGACAGCTGCGCGTCGGTTGCCGAGCAGGCCGGTGTCAATCCGTCCGCCGTGCTGCCGTTTTCCACGGGTGTGATCGGCGAGCCAATGCCCATGGCGCGTTTTCTGGACGGCATCCCTGTGGCGTTTGGCGATTTGGCAAGCGATGGGCAGGCCTGGCAGCACGCGGCTGAGGGTATTCTGACCACCGATACACGTCCCAAGGGGGCAAGTGTGACCTTGGCGGTCGGTGACAGGCAGGTTGTCATCAATGGGATCGCCAAAGGCTCGGGTATGATCAAGCCGAATATGGCCACCATGTTGGGCTTTGTCGTGACGGATGCGGGAATCGATCAGGCCTTGTTGGATCGCCTGTTGCGCGAAACGGTCGATCGCTCGTTCAACTGCATTACCGTGGATAGCGATACCTCTACCAATGACGCCTGCATGCTGGCGGCAACCGGCACGGGGGCGCGTATTGAAAGCGATGCGCATATCGAGATATTCCGCAACGGTTTGCAGCGGGTAATGACTGAATTGGCACAGGCAATTATTCGCGATGGCGAAGGTGCGACCAAGTTTGTCACCTTGCAGGTCGAGCAGGCGGGTAGCCGCCAGGAAGCGCTTGATGTGGCCTTTACCGTTGCCCACTCGCCGTTGGTCAAGACGGCACTCTATGCGTCAGATGCCAACTGGGGGCGTATTCTGGCGGCGGTTGGGCGTGCGCCAGTCGACGCGTTTGATGTCGATAAGGTGACCATTGAGCTTGGCGATGTGCGCCTGGTCGAGAACGGCGGTCGAGCGGCGGGGTACACGGAAGAAGCCGGTAGCCAAGTGATGGCTAACGATGAGATTACCATCCGCATCTGCCTCGGGCGGGGAGACGAGAGTGCCACGGTATGGACCTCGGATCTCTCTCACGACTATGTATCGATCAACGCCGATTACCGTAGCTAG